One Triticum dicoccoides isolate Atlit2015 ecotype Zavitan chromosome 4B, WEW_v2.0, whole genome shotgun sequence genomic window carries:
- the LOC119292809 gene encoding chaperonin CPN60-1, mitochondrial-like, giving the protein MDEKDDKSNVEFEKITPSMEKSWHTSLYKDRNIVPEAVDQGLDPTCVFCSFTKGGQMEIHRIFADKGIPCDICLFPKSMVEDYLAMNGISMTLFCQNKDSLHRSLTASYIFREYGVEATSSDWKGTTRLAMKSCTYLGDTIAFDQVVELLDKGKPVLAMMIMGPDFWMLGDDEIYKCKPVFLSGELQRPFEYHRVLLTGHGETEVTKRKFVPFLNSHSNKFGQNGVGRAYFKDLRWFFTLEGTYPPLLRHQPPKVNALNRPNLDKLRRRPECDNQPNLDIRRWRPECDNRRNLDKPWRRPECDNGAVKQTQAPGKADASSWWRVDMPQPIAKVTNGTAWNGTTCLRVLTKEIFDQGCKLMASGVNGIDLRDGICMAVDDVMRNLKNMARMINTFQEIAQVGTISADGEKELGELIANAIVMVDKEEIITIVDGSTRCSELQVVKCIKLERGYFTQHFITNQKYKTCELDDPLIFIHDKMVSNVQAIKVLEFAITEGRPLLILAEDVDAEAIKTMVAEKYIKGMKVCAVKVPGHGENMELNLLAIVTGGQVFTEENGMNLLPHTLGTCKKVIVSEDDCTIFGGAADDNTIENRTKQLGSATEKSTGLAEMYCRAAIMKIGGMDKLEIGEKKDRAIHALNATKAAVEEGIVPGDGVALVYAAKDLDKLDTANVGQKSGVQIIQNVLKIPFHTNASSAGHDGDDILSKILEQNNTGLAYDAAKGEYADMLEAGSIEPLKVIRTALMDVQRESCQMLTDTDGHLSPKERTQNKQFAVP; this is encoded by the exons ATGGATGAAAA GGATGATAAGAGCAATGTCGAGTTTGAGAAGATTACCCCGTCCATGGAGAAGTCATGGCATACTTCGCTATACAAGGACCGTAACATTGTGCCTGAAGCTGTGGACCAAGGCCTGGATCCAACCTGCGTATTCTGCAGTTTTACAAAAGGGGGTCAAATGGAGATCCATCGCATATTCGCGGACAAGGGCATTCCATGCGACATCTGTTTATTCCCCAAGTCGATGGTGGAAGACTATCTTGCTATGAATGGAATTAGTATGACGTTGTTCTGTCAGAACAAGGACTCTCTGCACAGGTCCTTGACAGCTAGCTATATCTTTCGAGAGTATGGTGTCGAAGCCACAAGCTCTGACTGGAAAGGCACTACTCGCCTTGCAATGAAAAGCTGCACCTATCTAGGCGACACGATTGCATTTGATCAGGTCGTGGAATTGCTTGATAAGGGCAAGCCGGTGCTTGCTATGATGATCATGGGTCCTGATTTTTGGATGCTTGGCGATGACGAAATTTACAAATGCAAACCTGTCTTCTTGTCAGGAGAGCTCCAAAGGCCATTTGAGTACCACAGGGTACTCCTGACTGGGCATGGAGAGACGGAAGTAACAAAGCGAAAGTTTGTTCCATTCCTCAACTCCCACAGCAACAAGTTTGGGCAGAACGGTGTTGGGCGTGCTTACTTCAAGGACCTGCGCTGGTTTTTCACTTTGGAGGGCACCTACCCACCGCTTCTTCGACATCAGCCACCTAAAGTTAATGCACTCAACCGACCAAACCTCGACAAACTAAGGCGGCGGCCTGAGTGTGATAATCAGCCAAACCTTGACATACGAAGGTGGCGGCCTGAATGTGATAACCGACGAAACCTTGATAAACCATGGAGGCGGCCTGAGTGTGATAATGGAGCAGTGAAACAAACGCAGGCACCTGGAAAAGCTGACGCTTCCTCTTGGTGGCGTGTTGACATGCCCCAGCCGATTGCTAAGGTGACCAATGGTACTGCTTGGAATG GTACAACCTGTCTCCGTGTTTTAACGAAGGAAATATTTGATCAAGGTTGCAAGCTTATGGCATCTGGAGTGAATGGAATTGATTTGAGAGATGGTATCTGCATGGCAGTTGATGATGTCATGAGAAACCTGAAGAACATGGCCCGAATGATAAACACTTTCCAGGAAATAGCACAG GTGGGTACTATATCAGCTGATGGGGAGAAAGAACTTGGCGAGCTCATTGCAAATGCTATTGTGATGGTTGATAAGGAGGAAATTATCACCATTGTG GATGGTAGCACTCGATGCAGCGAGCTTCAAGTTGTGAAATGCATAAAGCTTGAGAGAGGCTACTTCACTCAACACTTTATTACCAACCAAAAGTACAAAACATGT GAACTAGATGATCCCTTAATCTTCATACATGATAAGATGGTATCCAATGTTCAAGCCATCAAAGTGTTGGAATTTGCTATCACG GAAGGAAGGCCTCTGCTTATTCTTGCAGAAGATGTAGATGCTGAAGCAATAAAAACTATGGTCGCTGAAAAATATATTAAAGGCATGAAG GTCTGCGCGGTCAAAGTTCCTGGTCATGGAGAGAACATGGAACTCAATTTACTTGCTATCGTTACAGGCgggcaa GTCTTTACTGAAGAAAATGGAATGAACCTTTTGCCTCACACACTTGGCACTTGTAAGAAG GTCATAGTATCTGAGGATGACTGCACAATCTTTGGTGGAGCCGCCGATGATAATACCATCGAGAACAGAACTAAGCAG CTGGGATCTGCAACTGAGAAAAGCACGGGATTGGCAGAAATGTATTGTCGTGCTGCTATTATGAAG ATTGGTGGAATGGATAAGCTGGAGATTGGTGAGAAGAAAGACAGAGCGATACATGCACTAAATGCAACGAAAGCTGCAGTTGAGGAGGGCATTGTACCAG GTGATGGTGTTGCCCTGGTTTATGCGGCAAAAGACCTGGATAAGCTGGACACTGCAAATGTTGGCCAAAAGAGCGGTGTTCAGATTATTCAAAATGTCTTGAAG ATACCATTTCACACCAATGCTTCAAGTGCTGGTCATGATGGTGATGACATTCTTAGCAAGATCTTAGAGCAGAACAATACTGGCCTGGcatatgatgctgccaaag GTGAATATGCCGATATGCTGGAGGCCGGTTCCATTGAGCCACTTAAAGTGATCAGAACAGCCCTGATGGATGTCCAACG AGAGTCATGTCAAATGTTAACTGACACAGATGGCCACTTGAGCCCGAAGGAAAGAACGCAGAACAAGCAATTTGCGGTGCCATGA